Proteins from a genomic interval of Arvicola amphibius chromosome 14, mArvAmp1.2, whole genome shotgun sequence:
- the Ttc24 gene encoding LOW QUALITY PROTEIN: tetratricopeptide repeat protein 24 (The sequence of the model RefSeq protein was modified relative to this genomic sequence to represent the inferred CDS: inserted 4 bases in 2 codons; deleted 1 base in 1 codon; substituted 3 bases at 3 genomic stop codons): MGSYWRGTGGVKADTLTPLFSGVSPRSSPVPKDSHPKLEPVPKSSNCGKKKEKRKWLQQETNVQTLTRAGLTALQDGQAQEALGSFXKTFLLAFKVPSSRDSSVLRACAFNMGAAXPVIGLELLLRAHPEEKSKGWCRADQCFNVALAYQELGELTQALDWYHRALGHYQTQGDHGETQAKMGACCQALGWPKQASCSLQEASQAYAHAXVAAVRCMLSSGQGGLSEALQVLXALEERSELXCTARGLLGPLYNDLGMAHFQLQLFPLAVEAFLQALPWCQQPADQATVFQNLGVTYNVLGHYQEAKEFHQKAAKLYGSVGQRLEQDRSLGGLAFSLSQLEDHRAAWDSYFHALGGAANTGGHEGTVQACKGLGAASARRGQHDQALKCYKRAVPLPQHKPGSVRVRLVARLIKGLMSQNLISETPGLSPASRSVVGMLWLPEGSWKDSVSHSRHIQFSVPENLSAWERQSPEEDREEMLQTGSLPPMLRHCPMAGPSASVRPSMCTKEAIRRKCTKEAIRRNPQRTRTHSGFCMIM, encoded by the exons ATGGGATCCTACTGGAGGGGTACAGGGGGAGTAAAGGCTGACACGCTGACCCCTCTGTTCTCTGGTGTCAGCCCTAGGTCTTCCCCTGTCCCCAAGGACAGCCACCCAAAGCTCGAGCCTGTGCCCAAGTCTTCAAACTgtgggaagaaaaaggagaaaaggaagtggcTGCAGCAAGAAACCAATGTCCAGACCCTCACCAGAGCTGGCCTCACAGCTCTGCAGGATGGTCAAGCTCAGGAGGCCTTGGGCAGCTTCTAGAAGACCTTCCTGCTAGCCTTCAAGGTCCCATCTTCCAGAGACAGCTCTGTTCTTCGAGCCTGTGCCTTCAACATGGGTGCTGC TCCAGTCATAGGACTTGAGCTACTTCTGAGAGCCCATCCTGAAGAGAAGTCCAAAGGCTGGTGTCGTGCTgaccagtgcttcaatgtggctTTGGCCTATCAGGAGCTTGGTGAACTGACCCAAGCTTTGGACTGGTACCACAGGGCTCTGGGCCATTACCAGACCCAGGGTGACCATGGGGAAACACAGGCA AAAATGGGAGCCTGCTGTCAGGCCCTGGGATGGCCTAAGCAAGCATCCTGCAGTTTACAGGAAGCAAGCCAGGCCTATGCTCATGCATAGGTGGCTGCAGTAAGATGCATGCTGAGCAGTGGGCAGGGTGGGCTGAGTGAAGCGCTGCAGGTGTTGTAGGCTCTGGAGGAGCGCAGTGAGCT ATGCACTGCTCGGGGCCTGCTGG GGCCGCTCTACAATGACCTAGGCATGGCTCACTTCCAACTTCAACTGTTTCCTCTGGCAGTGGAGGCCTTCCTGCAGGCCCTACCCTGGTGTCAACAGCCAGCAGACCAGGCAACAGTGTTTCAAAACCTTGGAGTGACCTACAATGTCCTTGGCCACTATCAAGAAGCCAAGGAGTTTCACCAGAAGGCGGCCAAGCTGTATG GCTCTGTGGGCCAGCGGTTGGAGCAAGATCGGAGCTTGGGCGGCCTGGCTTTCTCGCTGAGCCAACTGGAAGACCACAGGGCTGCTTGGGACAGCTATTTCCATGCCCT GGGAGGGGCGGCAAACACAGG GGGACATGAAGGGACAGTGCAGGCCTGTAAGGGCCTTGGAGCAGCTTCTGCCAGACGCGGGCAACATGACCAGGCCTTGAAATGCTACAAGAGAGCTG ttccccttccccagcatAAACCAGGTTCTGTGCGGGTGCGGCTTGTGGCCAGGCTG ATCAAAGGACTCATGTCTCAGAATTTGATCTCAGAAACCCCTGGGCTGTCTCCAGCAAGTAGGTCTGTGGTGGGGATGTTGTGGCTCCCTGAAGGTAGCTGGAAGGACAGTGTGTCCCACAGCCGCCACATTCAGTTCTCTGTCCCTGAAAACCTTTCA GCCTGGGAAAGGCAGAGTCCTGAGGAAGATAGGGAGGAGATGCTGCAAACAGGGAGCCTGCCTCCTATGCTTCGCCATTGCCCCATGGCAGGCCCCTCTGCCTCTGTTAGGCCATCCATGTGCACCAAGGAAGCCATCAGAAGGAAGTGCACCAAGGAAGCCATCAGAAGGAACCCTCAGAGGACACGCACCCATTCTGGCTTCTGCATGATCATGTGA
- the Naxe gene encoding NAD(P)H-hydrate epimerase, with amino-acid sequence MSGLRALLGVGLLVAGSRLPRVAGRHSVCLAGPAWWETPRRGSEIMASAAVKYLSQEEARAVDEELFNEYQFSVDQLMELAGLSCATAIAKAYPPTSMSKSPPTVLVICGPGNNGGDGLVCARHLKLFGYLPTIYYPKRPNKPLFTGLVTQCQKMDIPFLSEMPPEPMMVDELYELVVDAIFGFSFKGDVREPFHSILSVLSGLTVPIASIDIPSGWDVEKGNPGGIQPDLLISLTAPKKSAAQFTGRYHYLGGRFVPPALEKKYQLNLPSYPDTECVYRLQ; translated from the exons ATGTCCGGGTTGCGGGCGCTGCTGGGCGTCGGGCTGCTGGTTGCGGGCTCGCGCCTCCCCCGTGTCGCAGGCCGGCACAGTGTGTGCCTTGCAGGGCCTGCCTGGTGGGAGACGCCGCGCCGGGGCTCGGAGATCATGGCGAGCGCCGCGGTGAAGTACCTGAG CCAGGAGGAGGCGCGGGCCGTGGACGAGGAGCTATTTAACGAATACCAATTCAGCGTGGATCAACTCATGGAGCTGGCCGGGCTGAGCTGTGCCACGGCCATTGCCAAG GCTTATCCCCCCACGTCCATGTCCAAGAGTCCCCCTACCGTCCTGGTCATCTGTGGTCCCGGGAATAATGGAGGGGACGGCCTGGTCTGCGCGCGACACCTCAAACTTTTT GGTTACCTGCCAACTATCTATTACCCCAAAAGACCTAACAAGCCACTCTTCACTGGGCTAGTGACTCAGTGTCAGAAAATGGACATTCCTTTCCTAAGTGAAATGCCCCCAGAG CCCATGATGGTTGATGAGCTGTATGAACTGGTGgtggacgccatctttggtttcagCTTCAAGGGTGATGTTCGGGAGCCATTCCACAGCATCTTGAGTGTCCTGAGTGGACTTACTGTGCCCATTGCTAGCATCGACATTCCCTCAG GATGGGATGTAGAGAAAGGGAACCCTGGAGGAATCCAACCAGACCTCCTCATCTCACTGACAGCGCCCAAGAAGTCTGCAGCCCAGTTTACTGGCCGGTATCACTACCTGGGGGGACGCTTTGTACCACCTGCTCTAGAAAAGAAGTACCAGCTAAACCTCCCGTCCTACCCGGACACAGAGTGTGTCTACCGTCTACAGTAA